Genomic DNA from Thermodesulfobacteriota bacterium:
GTGCTGGAAATTGGAAGACAGAATAGGGGGGAATTATATAATCTCTTCTGGCAGCCCCGGGAGCCGCTCGTACAGAAAACGCTGAGGTTCGGACTAAATGAGAGAGTGGATTACGAGGGACGAATTTTAAAGAGGCTACAAATAGATGAGCTTAAAAAACTCTGTTATAGACTTAAAAAGTTAAAGGTCGAATGCATTGCAATCTCATTTCTTCACTCATACAAAAATTCCAAAAATGAAATCGATGCGGAGAAGATTCTGAGTTCTTTAGATATACCCATTTCCACTTCATCCAAGATCCTTCCGGAGTTCAGGGAATATGAAAGGACATCGACCATCGTTGCCAATTCTTACCTTCAGCCTAAGGTAAGGTCTTATATGAAATCGCTATCTGATAATCTCCCTGAATCTCGTGTGCTTGTTATGCAGTCGAGTGGCGGAGTGATATCCCCAAAGCAAGCTGGGGAGGAGCCAGTAAGGATTATATACTCAGGTCCTGCCGGGGGAGTGGTCGGAGGTTTTAAGATTTCTGAAAAGATGGGTTATAAGAGGATTATAACCTATGACATGGGTGGAACATCCACAGACATTGCGCTTTGTGACAGTTCTCTCATGTTCACCACGGAAAACCAGATCGATGGGATTCCTATTACGATTCCAATGCTTGACGTTGTAACAATTGGTGCGGGTGGCGGGTCGATCGCCTATGTTGATTCGGGAGGAGTGTTGAAGGTAGGCCCGGACAGTGCGGGTGCTGATCCAGGGCCTGCGTGTTATGCAGGAGGGAGTTTTCCAACGGTGACGGATGCACATGTCGTACTTGGCAGGATTAACCCCAAATGGTTTCTGGGAGGACGGATGAAAATATTCCCCGAGAAATCAAGATCAGCTCTCAGGAGACTTGCAAATAGACTGAATATGTCTCTTTTAAGGCTGGCGGATGGCATAATAAAGGTTTCAAACTCCAATATGGAGAGAGCCCTCAGGGTGGCCTCCATTGGGAGAGGTTATGATCCCAGGGATTTTGCACTTTTCTCCTTCGGTGGCGCCGGTGGGCTTCACGCGTGCGAACTAGCGATTGGATTGGGAATCAAGAAAGTAATTTCCCCGAAAGATCCCGGCGTATTCTCTGCCCTTGGAATGCTCATGGCCGAATCCTTCAAGGATTATAGCCAGACAATATTCTTAAGCGGAAGAGAGATCGATCTAGATTCGATAGAAAAGGGATTTAAGGCATTAGAGAAAAAGGCTATGGGTGATTTTCCGTTCGGAGAATTGAGATTCGATCGTTTTATCGATGC
This window encodes:
- a CDS encoding hydantoinase/oxoprolinase family protein, whose translation is MIKVGIDTGGTFTDFVFFNGKDLFTHKIPSTPYDPSQAIIQGLIEILGNELKKTEIIHGTTVGTNALLERKGARVALVTTKGFEDVLEIGRQNRGELYNLFWQPREPLVQKTLRFGLNERVDYEGRILKRLQIDELKKLCYRLKKLKVECIAISFLHSYKNSKNEIDAEKILSSLDIPISTSSKILPEFREYERTSTIVANSYLQPKVRSYMKSLSDNLPESRVLVMQSSGGVISPKQAGEEPVRIIYSGPAGGVVGGFKISEKMGYKRIITYDMGGTSTDIALCDSSLMFTTENQIDGIPITIPMLDVVTIGAGGGSIAYVDSGGVLKVGPDSAGADPGPACYAGGSFPTVTDAHVVLGRINPKWFLGGRMKIFPEKSRSALRRLANRLNMSLLRLADGIIKVSNSNMERALRVASIGRGYDPRDFALFSFGGAGGLHACELAIGLGIKKVISPKDPGVFSALGMLMAESFKDYSQTIFLSGREIDLDSIEKGFKALEKKAMGDFPFGELRFDRFIDARYKRQSHEITIPFSDSFRKVFHRTHKKNYGYEKSHDEIEIVTLRLRAVLRSKGKIKLPLLDNPQRKIMF